One part of the Dioscorea cayenensis subsp. rotundata cultivar TDr96_F1 chromosome 2, TDr96_F1_v2_PseudoChromosome.rev07_lg8_w22 25.fasta, whole genome shotgun sequence genome encodes these proteins:
- the LOC120279053 gene encoding uncharacterized protein LOC120279053 translates to MVEEMIAMFLNVLAHHVKNRVIKFDFIRSGETVSRHFHAVLKSIILCHGVLLKKGEPILENSTDPTWKWFKNCLGALDRTHIRVNVPKSDRPRYRSRKSEITTNVLGVCSQDMQFIYVLSGWEGSSHDGRALRDAITKHNGLKVPHGFYYLVDSGYANCPGFLAPFRGQQNKRTTAISDILQISGFTWNYERCTIECEKSAYDEYVKNHKEAAGLYGKCFPFFNDLAPVFTRDRAQGTARGDIGDDLEQYMQENISLDEDMGFSQLPTDEFFMPMQEPASSQSPVASEGISTAKSRRKRKSIARDPSMDTLNENFRNFVETVGPGFRSMADVATRKDANRVEHEERRKLLPQILPFVEGLSIYEVMFILQVLPKHEDELKTFIELPGSMKLPFCHVLLARLGYTPPNV, encoded by the exons ATGGTTGAAGAAATGATTGCGATGTTTCTCAATGTTCTGGCACACCATGTAAAAAACAGggtaatcaaatttgattttatcaGATCTGGTGAGACAGTTAGTAGACATTTCCATGCAGTCTTGAAGTCAATCATACTATGTCATGGTGTCTTGTTAAAAAAAGGAGAACCCATCCTAGAAAATTCAACTGATCCTACTtggaagtggtttaag AATTGCCTTGGAGCATTAGATAGAACTCATATTAGAGTGAATGTGCCGAAATCCGATCGACCAAGATATAGATCACGAAAATCTGAAATAACTACCAATGTACTAGGTGTTTGTAGTCAAGATATGCAATTCATATATGTCTTGTCTGGCTGGGAGGGTTCATCTCATGATGGTCGAGCTCTTAGGGACGCGATAACAAAGCACAATGGACTAAAGGTTCCACAtg gaTTTTACTATTTGGTGGATTCTGGATATGCAAATTGCCCTGGATTTCTTGCACCTTTCCGAGGACAAC AAAACAAACGTACTACTGCAATCAGTGATATCTTGCAAATTAGTGGGTTCACTTGGAACTATGAAAGGTGCACTATTGAGtgtgagaaaagtgcatatgATGAATATGTTAAG AACCATAAAGAAGCGGCTGGCCTTTATGGGAaatgttttccatttttcaatgATCTTGCTCCAGTGTTTACAAGGGATAGAGCACAGGGAACTGCACGGGGTGACATTGGAGATGATCTAGAACAATATATGCAAGAAAATATTAGTTTGGATGAGGACATGGGCTTCTCTCAGTTGCCAACTGATGAGTTTTTCATGCCTATGCAGGAACCTGCATCATCTCAATCACCTGTGGCATCAGAGGGTATTAGTACTGCAAAATCCCGTCGAAAGCGAAAAAGTATTGCTAGGGACCCCTCTATGGACacattgaatgaaaattttcgtAACTTTGTGGAAACAGTTGGACCTGGATTTAGGTCAATGGCCGATGTAGCTACTAGAAAGGATGCTAATCGTGTAGAGCATGAAGAGAGGAGGAAATTACTACCTCAAATACTTCCATTCGTTGAAGGTCTGTCTATCTATGAAGTAATGTTTATCTTGCAGGTTTTACCAAAACATGAAGATGAACTCAAAACTTTTATTGAGTTACCTGGCAGCATGAAGCTACCATTTTGCCATGTACTTCTAGCAAGATTGGGATATACACCACCAAATGTATGA